The window TTCGGCCGCCATTGCAGCCGAGTGCATCGTAGCGCTGCTGATCAGTCGTGATGAACAGGATCTTGCGGCCCATGCTTTCCTCCGGCGGTCGAGCGGCGACCTCCGCCTGCCTCGAACATCCCCATATCAGCACTCCAGTGCCTTGAGGAGGGTGCCCGCTTCCTTCAAGTCGGAGGAGTCGTCGCACCGCGCGAACGAATCATACAGCGGCTGCAGCAGTTCGCGTGCCTGCTTGATTTCTCTGCGCGCTTTGAGGATACGCGCGAGGCTGCTGGTGGCGCGCAGTTCGTACAGTTTCGCACCCATCGAGCGCGCTCTCGCGATCGCTTCGCGGAAGTCCCGCTCAGCTTGTTCGAGCAGCGCTGCATCGTGACCGTTGGTCGATTGGGCGCTCTTTTCGAGCAGCAGTTCGCCGCGCCGCCACAAGATAGTAGGCTCGTCGATCTTCTGCTCCGGCGCCGCGTGCAGCGCCTCGTCGATCGCGTCGACGGCGTGGTCGAGCAACCCCACCGCCAGCTGAACATCGGCCAGCATCGACAAGTAACGATTGATCAGAAGTCGGCGTCCGCCGGCGGCGTAGAGTTCAAGCCCCTTTCTCAAAATGGCGCGACCCTCGAAGGCGTTCTCTCTCATCGCGACCGACCACCCGTGATAAATCATTGCCCAGGCCAGATAGGCTTGCATGTTGTGCTCTTTGGCGTCGTCGATTAAGGCACGGGCATGCTTTTCGACCTCGGCCGTATCGCGGAGATGAAAATAGATGGCCAGCGCCTCGGTTCGTGCCTGCGCCATGTCGAGCATCCGATTGCCGTGCGCCGCAGCCGCGAGCATCTCGCGGGCTTTGGCCACACCGAACTCGATCTCCCCCGAAATTACCGCGGCGGCACTTTCCTGGGCGCGAGCGAACACCACGGGATTGATCGGACTTAGCCGATGGTCCTCTTCCTCATAGGCTGCGATCGCGCGCGCCGCAGATGCCCGGGCACCCGCCAAGTCGCCGCCCACCAGCCGCAGCATGGCCAACATGGCTTCGGCCCAGGTCTGTGCAAATCCGCTGCCGGTTCGCTCGGCGACCGCGGAGATCTCACCCGCGGTCGCAGCGGCCGCGGCCATCTCACCCGCGGTGAATACGCTCCCGAACAATGCCGCCAGCAACAGCGTGGTGGTCATCGGGTCACCGAAGCGTTTGCTGACCGACAGCGCGTCTTCAAATATTTCCTTGGCTTCGGGAGACGCCCACCCCTTGGTCGCCAAGAGCGTGATGGCAAGGTCTCCTTTCAGCGCCAGTTCGCGCGGTCCACGCTGGGCCGCCTCAGGTAATTTCGCAAACACTTCCAGCGCATGACGGAGGTGTCCTTCCGCTTCGGTAAAAGCGCCACGCTTGGTTGCCTCATTGCCCGCGCGCTGCCAGGCGAAAACCGCGTCATCGAATTCGTTTGCCTCGGTGAGGTGCCGCGCCACGATCTCGGGTTGCGATTCGGCGAGGTCTCTGAACTGCGTTGTGGAGAGCACTCGTCCGGCCACGCGGTGAAGGTCGCGGCGCCGGGTCTTGAGCAGCGCATCATAAGCCGCATCCTGCAAGAGCGCGTGCTTAAACCGATACCAGGCCTCGGGAGGAACTCCGCGCACGTGCAACAGGTCCGCATCCGTAAGCCGCTCGAGTGCAGCTTGCAGTTCGCTCTCGGGTACGCCACTCACTGCGCTGACCAAGTCGTAGCTGAACTCCCGGCCCAGCACTGCACCAATCTGGGCGATCTCCCGAGCCGAGCCTACTCTGCCCAATCTCGCGGCCAGCGAGTCGTGCAGGGTGGGCGGAATCTCGCGCGTGCCCGAGCGCCCGCCCGAATCGATCATCAGTCGCGTCAACTCCTCGATGAAGAGCGGCACGCCGCCGGTGCGGTCGACCACCGCATCGATGGTATCGCCTGCGAGTACCGCACTAGCCGCGACCTCTTCCACCAAGGCGCGAGTTTCGCGGCGGCTAAGCGGGCTCAGCGTCAGATGCGCATGATGCGCGCGCAGCGGCCAGGGAACGCGAAATTCCGAGCGGGTGGTGAATAGAATCAGGACCGGTTCGCTAGCGTTCTGTTCGCTGAGCAAGCGGGCGAGCTCTAAGCTCGAGGGGTCAGCCCAATGCAGGTCTTCTATGGCGATCACCACCGGCTGCGCCCGCGCGAGCCCGAACAACCATTGCGCCAAAGTCGCGAGCAGGCGCCGGTGCTGCTGATTCGGCGTCGCAAGCAGGGGCGGATAACTCGCAGGCACCGGGAGGTCCAGCAGCGGCGCGACCAGCGGCAAGTCTGCCTCCCGCACGCCGACCGTCTCTAGCGCGTTCTTCAGCGCCTCGATGCGCCGTTCGGCACTTTCTTCGGGTCGAAGGGGAAACGCGGAGCGGAGCATTTCGCTGACCGGATGAAACGGCGTGTTCTGCAGCAACTGGTCGCAGGCGCATTCGATCCAGGTGTGGGGAATGCGGGCCAGACGCGTATGTATCTCCTCGACTAAGCGCGACTTACCGATGCCTGCCTCCCCGGCGATAACCACCACCTGACCTTCGCCCTCGCGTGCGCGTTCCCAGCGCCGCCACAACACGCCGAGTTCTTCTTCGCGGCCCACAAATGAGATCAACCCTTGAGCCGCCGCCGCAGCGTGGATACGACCACGCACGCCACTGGCCTGGCTGACCCGGAATAGCTCGACCGGTTCCGGAACGCCTTTGAGCTGATTGGCACCGCGTGGCTCGACGACGAACAGCCCGGAAACCATCCGATGTACCGGAGCCGTGATAAGCAGGTTGCCAGGCTCCGCCGCCGACTGAACCCTCGCCGCCAGATTGGTGGTCTCGCCGAACAGCTCCGGATTTCCACCGCCGTCCTGGCCGATCACAACCTCTCCGGCGTGGATTCCGACCCTCACCGCAAGGTGCTTGTTTTGGTCTTGCCCGCCTCGGTTTAGCGACTCGACGGCCTCCAGAATCAGCAGCCCCGCTCGGACCGCGCGCTCAGGACCGTTCTCACTCGCCTCGGGAAAACCGAAGTAGACGAGTAGACCGTCTCCCAGGTACTTGGCGACGTGCCCGCCGAATCGGCTGACCGCCTCCGCAGCGGCCCGCTGATAGCCCGCCGCTAACTCGCGCCACTCCTCGGGATCGAGCTGTGCCGCAATCGCAGTGGAATTGACGAGGTCCGAAAACAGGACCGTTACATGGCGCCGCTCGCCCGTCGAGTTGTCGCCGAGGTTTGGACGCGGTGTTTGCGAGGCAGCGGAGAGGAGCGCCATGCCGCAATGCTCACAGAACCGGTCGAACGGCTGAACCGGCGACCCA of the Candidatus Binataceae bacterium genome contains:
- a CDS encoding AAA family ATPase, with the protein product MALLSAASQTPRPNLGDNSTGERRHVTVLFSDLVNSTAIAAQLDPEEWRELAAGYQRAAAEAVSRFGGHVAKYLGDGLLVYFGFPEASENGPERAVRAGLLILEAVESLNRGGQDQNKHLAVRVGIHAGEVVIGQDGGGNPELFGETTNLAARVQSAAEPGNLLITAPVHRMVSGLFVVEPRGANQLKGVPEPVELFRVSQASGVRGRIHAAAAAQGLISFVGREEELGVLWRRWERAREGEGQVVVIAGEAGIGKSRLVEEIHTRLARIPHTWIECACDQLLQNTPFHPVSEMLRSAFPLRPEESAERRIEALKNALETVGVREADLPLVAPLLDLPVPASYPPLLATPNQQHRRLLATLAQWLFGLARAQPVVIAIEDLHWADPSSLELARLLSEQNASEPVLILFTTRSEFRVPWPLRAHHAHLTLSPLSRRETRALVEEVAASAVLAGDTIDAVVDRTGGVPLFIEELTRLMIDSGGRSGTREIPPTLHDSLAARLGRVGSAREIAQIGAVLGREFSYDLVSAVSGVPESELQAALERLTDADLLHVRGVPPEAWYRFKHALLQDAAYDALLKTRRRDLHRVAGRVLSTTQFRDLAESQPEIVARHLTEANEFDDAVFAWQRAGNEATKRGAFTEAEGHLRHALEVFAKLPEAAQRGPRELALKGDLAITLLATKGWASPEAKEIFEDALSVSKRFGDPMTTTLLLAALFGSVFTAGEMAAAAATAGEISAVAERTGSGFAQTWAEAMLAMLRLVGGDLAGARASAARAIAAYEEEDHRLSPINPVVFARAQESAAAVISGEIEFGVAKAREMLAAAAHGNRMLDMAQARTEALAIYFHLRDTAEVEKHARALIDDAKEHNMQAYLAWAMIYHGWSVAMRENAFEGRAILRKGLELYAAGGRRLLINRYLSMLADVQLAVGLLDHAVDAIDEALHAAPEQKIDEPTILWRRGELLLEKSAQSTNGHDAALLEQAERDFREAIARARSMGAKLYELRATSSLARILKARREIKQARELLQPLYDSFARCDDSSDLKEAGTLLKALEC